TTGTCAGCATCTGGCTGAATACGGAGTTTGAAGGCGGCCGGCACAAGACCCGGGTCGAGAAGATCAAACCCGTGAACCCCAACAGTGACTGACCCCGTTTGCGATGACGGCGACGCAGCGGCGGCACGGATGGTTTCGCGCCTGCCGGCTGCCCATGTCACTCCGCCGGTCCTGCCCGGAACTCGCATATCTAACCCAAATCATTCAACGCATCCATGAAGCATCTGAAAGACCAGGATCCCGAAGTATTCAGCCTCATTGAAAAAGAAACCGACCGGCAGAACCGGGGGATGGAACTCATCGCATCCGAAAACTTCACCAGCAAGGCGGTGATGGAAGCCATGGGCTCGTCGCTGACCAACAAGTACGCCGAGGGGCTGCCCGGCAAGCGCTACTACGGCGGATGCCGTTATGTGGATATTGTGGAAGACCTGGCGCGCGACCGTGCCAAAATCCTCTACGATGCCGAATGGGTCAATGTACAGCCCCACTCCGGGGCTACCGCCAACGCCGCTGTCTACCTCACCTTCATGCAGCCGGGAGAAACGCTGCTCGGCCTCGATCTCTCTCATGGCGGCCACCTCACGCATGGCTCTCCGGTCAATTTCTCCGGAATCACCTACAATGCCAGTTTTTACGGAGTCGACAAGGAGACGGGCCGGCTGGATATGAACGCCATCCGCGATACCGCCAAAAAGGTTCGCCCCAAGATGATCTCCATCGGCGCCTCGGCCTATCCGCGCGATTTCGATTACGAAGCTTTCCGCCAGATCGCCGATGAGGTAAATGCTTTTCTGTGGATGGATATGGCGCATACCGCCGGTCTTATTGCCGCCAAACTGCTTAAAGATCCGCTCCCCCATTCCCATGTGGTATCCACTACTACGCATAAAACCTTGCGGGGGCCCCGTGGTGGCATGATTCTGCTTGGCCGCGATGGCGAGAACACGCTTGGAAAAATCGCACCGAAATCGGGCCGTATCAAAAACTGGAGCGAACTGCTGGATTCGGCCGTTTTCCCCGGAACCCAGGGCGGGCCGCTCATGCATGTGATCGCCGGCAAGGCCGTCGCTTTCGGCGAAGCGCTGCAAAAGGATTTCGCAGGCTACCAGAAACAGGTGATCAGCAACAGCAAGGCGATGGCCACCAAATTCCTGGAAATGGGATACGACCTGGTCAGCGGCGGCACCGATAATCACCTCATACTTGTAGACCTCAGAAACAAGGGCATCACCGGAAAAACCGCCGAGGAAGCACTGGGACGGGCGGAGCTGACTGTCAACAAAAACATGGTGCCCTACGACACCGAGAGTCCGTTTGTGACTTCCGGCATCCGCATCGGCACTCCGGCCATGACCACCCGCGGCATGGGCAATGAGGAGTTTGTGCGCATCGCCGGGATGATGGACCGGGTTATGACCAACCCGACCGACGAAACCGTCATTTCAAAGGTCAAAAACGAGGTGCACGATATGTGCGAAAAATTCCCGCTCTACGACTTTGTAGTCGCCTGATTGAATAAACGCCATGGCCACAAGCGAAGCCACCGACCGCAGCGTTATGGGGGAAATCCCGCCCGCAGCATCCTCACCGGGCCTGCCGGATGAAATGTCTTTTCTGGATCATCTCGAGGAGTTGCGCTGGCGCATACTGAAGGGCCTGCTGGGCATCGGTATCGGCGTGATCGTAGCATTCTTTTTTTCCGATTTCATCATGGACAAGGTGCTGCTGGGTCCGGCCAAAGCAGACTTTTTTGTCTACGAATGGATCGGAATCAATGCCTCTGACCTGGACCTGCAGAACCGTCGCCTTCCCGGACAGTTTTTCACCTACTGGGGAACACTGCTGGTGGTCGGGTTTATTATCGGGGTTCCCGTGCTCTTCTACCAGCTATGGGCTTTCATCGCACCGGCTCTGGACAAGCGGGAACAGAAAGGCACCCGCCTGCTCGTTTTTTACATGACTCTGCTTTTTATCATGGGTGTCGGCTTCGGATATCTGATTCTCACACCGTTCGCCGTGCAGTTCTTCAGCAACTTTCAGATATCCGCTTCGGTGCGCAACGACATCGATATCAACGCCTACTTTTCGGCCCTGACCATGTGGAGCCTCTCCTGCGGTATCATATTCCAGCTTCCCATGGTAAGCTATGTCTTTTCGAAAATCGGGCTGCTCACCCCCGAAATACTTAGAAAGCACCGCAAATGGGCCATCATCGTCTGTTTCATCCTCGCCGCTTTCCTCACACCGCCCGACCCGGTTTCACAGATCATGATCGCCGTGCCCCTGTTGCTGCTTTACCAGCTGGGCATCTACATCAGCAAGGTGGTTAACAGGAAACGTGACCGGGAAATATGGGGACCGGAAGGCAGGCCGGAATAATTCGCAGTGCCCGGCAATCCCGTTTTCAGAGGAAACGGATTTAGAGGAATCTACCGTTTAGAGGGAACGACCACCGGTCCACTGCCGAAGACGAGGCCCCTTCGGCGGATGGCACCCGGCCACTTCACTACCCTGCTTCCAAACGATGACTTATGATGAAGACCAACCGGCTAATTAACGAGTCCTCCCTCTATCTGCGTCAGCACGCCCACAATCCGGTAGACTGGTACCCCTGGGGGGATGAGGTTCTGGAACGCGCCCGCCGCGAGAAACGCTTGATTTTCCTGAGTATCGGCTATTCCAGCTGTCACTGGTGTCATGTGATGGAACGGGAATCGTTTGAAGACCCGGAGACCGCGCGCCTGCTCAACACCCACTTCATCAATATCAAAGTGGACCGCGAGGAGCGACCCGATGTGGACGCGGTCTATATGGAGGCGCTGCAGATGATGACCGGACGCGGTGGATGGCCCCTGAACATCTGGCTGACTCCCGAACAGGTTCCCATCTTCGCCGGCACCTACTTCCCGCCACAAGATTATCATGGACGGCCCTCGTTCACTACCGTCATCCGGCGCCTGGCCGATGCCTTTCGCCAGTACCCGGAGAAAGTGCAACAGCAAGCGGCCGAAATGCGAAAGGCTCTGAACAGTGATATCTACGACCGGCTGAAACCCGCTGCCCTGTCCGGGTTGCAGCTTGATCGTGCCTTTCAGGCTCATGCCCAGAACTATGACCCGATTCACGGAGGCTTTTCGGAGGCGCCGAAGTTCCCGATGGCCATGAGCATCGGTTTCCTGCTGCGCTACGGCCACAAGCCCGGCAAACCGGAATCCGCCCCCGATCCGGCGCCGACCCGTACCCGTTCAGACACCTCCGCCTCTCCTCCGTCTCCTTCAGATCCGGCGACATCGGAAGCCCACCAAATGGCGTTGCACAGCCTCGAGAAAATGATATGCGGCGGCATTTACGACCAGGCAGGCGGCGGTTTTCACCGGTACAGCACCGACGGGGAATGGCTTGTTCCCCACTTCGAAAAGATGCTCTATGATAACGCGCTGCTGATTCCGGTGATGGCCGAGGCGGCGCAGCTTACCGGCACGCCGCTTTTCCGGGACGCCGTCGAGGAAACCATCGGTTTTCTGAACAGGGAAATGCGTCACCAGAACGGCGCCTATTACACCGCGCTCGACGCCGATACCGATGGTGTCGAAGGCAAATTCTACACCTTTTCCTTCCGGGAGCTGGAGGAGCTTCTGGAACCCGATTTGTTCCGGCTTGCCGCCGACCGGTTCGGGCTCACACCCGGCGGAAATTGGGAGGGAGTCAATATCCTCCACCGGGCTGCCGGAATCGGGGAGCTTGCCGCCGACCGCGGCAGCAGCACCGAATCCATCCACCGGAAACTGGAAAAAATAAAAGAGGCCATACGGAACTATCGCAACAAACGGACCCGCCCCGGCCTGGACGACAAGATCATCACATCCTGGAATGCGCTCATGCTCATCGCGCTGTGCCACTCCAGCCGCTCTCTCGGCCGCAGTGATGATGACGCGGTTCGCCTCGGTGACTTTCTGACCCGGCACGCCCTCTCCGGCGACACCCTCTACCGCATCATCGATAATCATGGCACAGCCAAACAACCGGGTTTTCTGGATGACTATGCCCTGCTGACGGACGGATTCACACGCCTGTTCGAAATCACGGGCGACCCCGCCCGGCTCGAGCTTGCCGTACAACTGACCGAACGGATGCTGGACCTTTTCTTCGACCGGGATAAAAATGCTTTCCGCTACTCCGCCCGCGGCCAGGCCCCGCTCGTATCCGAAACCCGTGACGTTTTCGACAACGCCATGCCGGGCGGCAACTCTGCAGCCATAGCCGCGCTGTACCGGGCCGGGCACCTTGCCGGCCGCCCCGAATGGATTCGAACCGCGGTTACTGCCATGGAGCCGCTTTCAGAAATCGCCGCCGAACACGCGACCGCTTTCGGATATCTGCTTCAGACGATGCATCGGCACATCCATCCCGGCAACGAAATCGTAATCGTATGTCCGCCAGAATCCACCCCCGAAACCGATCCCGTGGCAAAAAAAATGGCCGCCATCTGGCGAGAATACTACGACCCGTCTTCGTATCTTGTGACAATCGCCGGAAACACCTCCTTCAAGGGCACCGCGTTCGAGGCGTTGTACGGTGACAAGCAAGCCCGCAACGGACAAACAACCGCCTACATCTGCCGTGATTTTGAATGTCGTGCTCCGGTGCATTCTCCAGAGATGTTTCGGGAAAAAATCGTATCATCCCGGTAATTTTTAACACAACTTGGGAATGACGTATTCGTTTACCTAATCAGTTGTTCCCGGATGATCATTATTCGCAACACCACATACAGAACCCGAAGAATTCATGTTGAATCAAAACGCCTCCTCTTCCCTGCTATTTATTACACTGGCCCTGGCACTGACTGTCGCACTTGCCTCGTGCGATGACAACAATATAACATCCATCAGTTACCACGATATTGGTCCCTTCGACCTCTCCGGTGCTGAACGCATCGAAACCGAAGAAGGGCTGGTCATCTACGAACACCAGGAAGGAGACGGAGCCCAGATCGCCGAAGAGGTCCACCAGGTCCTGATACGCTACACCGGCCGAACGACCGACGGGGAAATTTTCGACAGTTCCTACCGGAACGAGTTTGACAGTCCGCGTTCCATGAATGTCCGCAGAAACGATCTGATTCGAGGCTTTTTCCAGGGCCTGGTTGGGGTACATGTGGACGGTGAACGGAAGTATTATTCAAGGGAAGGCACACAACGGACGCTCATCATCCCCCCGGAACTGGGCTATGGAGACAGCCCGGGCCACTGGCTGGGCAGCGACACCCTGATTTTCGATTTCGAGATTATCGAAATTTCATTCCAGGACTAACTTCCGCCGAAACGAAACACCCTGCAGGGTTTCAGCTCCGAAACATATCGCGGGGTCTGGCCGCAATTTTCGCCGGTTTTCATTTCGTTTTGCCGGAAACTCTTGACGATGCGATAATCAGACCAGTTTTCGGGGTATATTCGGATGAATCCCGCAACATATTTCATAGGGGATGGTACCGATGGCATCTGCCCACAGCGCGGCATGGTTTCGCTCTCCTCCCATCAGCGTCACTTCCGTACCGGGCTTGTAGCGGTCATCTCCCAGCCAAACCATGATATAGTCCATGGTTACGCATCCTGCTTGCGGATACCACTTTCCGTCGATTTCCACCGGCATCAGCCCGGACAAATTACGGCGATAACCGTCGGCATAGCCGGAGGGAATGATTGCCAGCCGGCCGTCCGCCGGTGCTTCCCATGTCGCGCCGTAGCTCACCGTATCCCCTTTGCGGATGATCTTGCAGTCGGCCACCCGGGATTTCCACCGCATCACGGGGCGGAATTCCGGTGATGGGTCAGGCGTCGGGTCGTAGCCGTACAGGGCGATGCCGTGGCGCACCATATCGCCATGGCTGTCGGGGTGATCGAGCGAAGCGGCGGAGTTCGCTGCGTGGAATATCATCTGCCGGCTATCCGGCAAACGGTCGTAAAAAAAACTGCGCATCTCCCGAAACCGCTCTTTCTGGAGTTCCATATGGCTGGAGCCGGATTCATCGGCAGTAGCGAAGTGGGTCATCACCCCTTCGCAATGCAGATCGGCCCGCTCTTCCACCATCCGGGCGACCTCCTCCAGGGCGCGATGCGAAAAACCGAGCCGGCCCATACCCGTATCGATCTCCATATGATAGCGCGTACCTGACTTCAACAAACGGAAATGGTCGGGAGCGCTCACTACCGCAATCAGATCGTGTGAAAGGAAGGTCCCGGCGGCCTCCCGGACGGGCACCCCGAAAACCAGGATATCCCGGGTGATACCCGCATCCCTGAGCTCCATGCCTTCGGCAACATTCGCCACTGCGAAGGCATCATACGTGTCCGCCAGTACGGGGGCAATCAACGAGGCTCCGTGCCCGTAGGCATTGGCCTTGACAACGGCCATGGACCGTACCCCCGGCGCCAGATTTTTCTGAAGTTGCCGGGCGTTGGCTCGCAACGACTCCCGGTCCAGCTCCAGACAGGATTGATAAAACGGATACAGGGTGTTCATGACGCGGTTAATTCCGGCGGTTTATGCAAGACCTTCCTCGTTATTTTGCGGAGGAAATATTACGCTCTTGTGCTGCAATAACCAAAAGCGAATTTCATTGGCGTCGCTCATCCCCAGGATGGTTCCGTCCTTCAGCACAGGGAGGAGGTCCGCTTTCAGCGAGACGCCGGGTTTATAGGTCGATTCATCCTCTACATCCACAAAGTATCCCCTTTCAACCGGCCGGTACAGATGGTCGAGCGGCTCTTCGTTCTCGGGAAGCTTTTCAATATCCCGGCCCAGAACCACCGACTCCAGCTCTCCGTTGCTGGATACCGGAATCACGGCGTTCGGCAGGTATCGGGCATCAATCCGGTTGATCTGCCGGATGATGGAAGCCGGACTGCGCTTTTCGTGAATCCGGAAGACCAGATCCTCAAACCGTGGCCGGTAGATGAGCTCGTCCCGCCCGCTGTAGGCTGTGTACCAGAGATAACCGGCCAGCAGAGCGGCCCAGAAAGAGGTTCTAAAGCCCTCAATGAATGTAAGCACCAGGGTAATGACCAGCAGCCCGATGATGATGCCGATACTGATGTAGTAGGTCAGGATGGATGCCTTGTAGAAATATCGCTTGAAGTGCCAGAGTACCGCCCGCAGGGCGCGGCCGCCGTCCAGCGGAAAAATCGGGAGCAGATTGAACCCGCACAGGAGCAGATTCATGTAGAAGACAAACTGAAGCACGAGGAACGCCTCGTTGTGGTCCTGATGGATGACCTGTGACAACCCCCATGCGGCTCCGGCAAAAAGAAGAGAAGCTACCGGTCCGGCAAGGGCGATCAACATCTCCTCGACCGGCCTCATCGGCCGCTGTTTCAACTCGGCCATCCCCCCGAACAGATAGAGATGAATGCGTTCCAGCGGGAGTTTCAGGGCCCGGGCCGCCAGCGCATGCCCGTACTCATGAAAAAAG
The sequence above is drawn from the Balneolales bacterium ANBcel1 genome and encodes:
- the tatC gene encoding twin-arginine translocase subunit TatC; protein product: MATSEATDRSVMGEIPPAASSPGLPDEMSFLDHLEELRWRILKGLLGIGIGVIVAFFFSDFIMDKVLLGPAKADFFVYEWIGINASDLDLQNRRLPGQFFTYWGTLLVVGFIIGVPVLFYQLWAFIAPALDKREQKGTRLLVFYMTLLFIMGVGFGYLILTPFAVQFFSNFQISASVRNDIDINAYFSALTMWSLSCGIIFQLPMVSYVFSKIGLLTPEILRKHRKWAIIVCFILAAFLTPPDPVSQIMIAVPLLLLYQLGIYISKVVNRKRDREIWGPEGRPE
- the alr gene encoding alanine racemase; translation: MNTLYPFYQSCLELDRESLRANARQLQKNLAPGVRSMAVVKANAYGHGASLIAPVLADTYDAFAVANVAEGMELRDAGITRDILVFGVPVREAAGTFLSHDLIAVVSAPDHFRLLKSGTRYHMEIDTGMGRLGFSHRALEEVARMVEERADLHCEGVMTHFATADESGSSHMELQKERFREMRSFFYDRLPDSRQMIFHAANSAASLDHPDSHGDMVRHGIALYGYDPTPDPSPEFRPVMRWKSRVADCKIIRKGDTVSYGATWEAPADGRLAIIPSGYADGYRRNLSGLMPVEIDGKWYPQAGCVTMDYIMVWLGDDRYKPGTEVTLMGGERNHAALWADAIGTIPYEICCGIHPNIPRKLV
- a CDS encoding M50 family metallopeptidase, encoding MAWILSDRYFPQIMFTQATWVYWAMGIVSSLFLSLSIFFHEYGHALAARALKLPLERIHLYLFGGMAELKQRPMRPVEEMLIALAGPVASLLFAGAAWGLSQVIHQDHNEAFLVLQFVFYMNLLLCGFNLLPIFPLDGGRALRAVLWHFKRYFYKASILTYYISIGIIIGLLVITLVLTFIEGFRTSFWAALLAGYLWYTAYSGRDELIYRPRFEDLVFRIHEKRSPASIIRQINRIDARYLPNAVIPVSSNGELESVVLGRDIEKLPENEEPLDHLYRPVERGYFVDVEDESTYKPGVSLKADLLPVLKDGTILGMSDANEIRFWLLQHKSVIFPPQNNEEGLA
- a CDS encoding thioredoxin domain-containing protein, with protein sequence MMKTNRLINESSLYLRQHAHNPVDWYPWGDEVLERARREKRLIFLSIGYSSCHWCHVMERESFEDPETARLLNTHFINIKVDREERPDVDAVYMEALQMMTGRGGWPLNIWLTPEQVPIFAGTYFPPQDYHGRPSFTTVIRRLADAFRQYPEKVQQQAAEMRKALNSDIYDRLKPAALSGLQLDRAFQAHAQNYDPIHGGFSEAPKFPMAMSIGFLLRYGHKPGKPESAPDPAPTRTRSDTSASPPSPSDPATSEAHQMALHSLEKMICGGIYDQAGGGFHRYSTDGEWLVPHFEKMLYDNALLIPVMAEAAQLTGTPLFRDAVEETIGFLNREMRHQNGAYYTALDADTDGVEGKFYTFSFRELEELLEPDLFRLAADRFGLTPGGNWEGVNILHRAAGIGELAADRGSSTESIHRKLEKIKEAIRNYRNKRTRPGLDDKIITSWNALMLIALCHSSRSLGRSDDDAVRLGDFLTRHALSGDTLYRIIDNHGTAKQPGFLDDYALLTDGFTRLFEITGDPARLELAVQLTERMLDLFFDRDKNAFRYSARGQAPLVSETRDVFDNAMPGGNSAAIAALYRAGHLAGRPEWIRTAVTAMEPLSEIAAEHATAFGYLLQTMHRHIHPGNEIVIVCPPESTPETDPVAKKMAAIWREYYDPSSYLVTIAGNTSFKGTAFEALYGDKQARNGQTTAYICRDFECRAPVHSPEMFREKIVSSR
- the glyA gene encoding serine hydroxymethyltransferase translates to MKHLKDQDPEVFSLIEKETDRQNRGMELIASENFTSKAVMEAMGSSLTNKYAEGLPGKRYYGGCRYVDIVEDLARDRAKILYDAEWVNVQPHSGATANAAVYLTFMQPGETLLGLDLSHGGHLTHGSPVNFSGITYNASFYGVDKETGRLDMNAIRDTAKKVRPKMISIGASAYPRDFDYEAFRQIADEVNAFLWMDMAHTAGLIAAKLLKDPLPHSHVVSTTTHKTLRGPRGGMILLGRDGENTLGKIAPKSGRIKNWSELLDSAVFPGTQGGPLMHVIAGKAVAFGEALQKDFAGYQKQVISNSKAMATKFLEMGYDLVSGGTDNHLILVDLRNKGITGKTAEEALGRAELTVNKNMVPYDTESPFVTSGIRIGTPAMTTRGMGNEEFVRIAGMMDRVMTNPTDETVISKVKNEVHDMCEKFPLYDFVVA
- a CDS encoding FKBP-type peptidyl-prolyl cis-trans isomerase; translated protein: MLNQNASSSLLFITLALALTVALASCDDNNITSISYHDIGPFDLSGAERIETEEGLVIYEHQEGDGAQIAEEVHQVLIRYTGRTTDGEIFDSSYRNEFDSPRSMNVRRNDLIRGFFQGLVGVHVDGERKYYSREGTQRTLIIPPELGYGDSPGHWLGSDTLIFDFEIIEISFQD